From Microbacterium sp. LWH11-1.2, one genomic window encodes:
- the deoD gene encoding purine-nucleoside phosphorylase, which yields MSTHIAAEPGQIAPVVLFPGDPLRAKWIAETFLDDAELYTETRGMLGYTGTWNGHRVSVQGSGMGQPSMAIYANELFDSYGVETIVRVGSCGALTEKLAVRDIIIANGACTDSGINRVRFHGLDYAPVADFSLLRAAVEASEAEPPASAVHVGLLLSSDQFYSTRPELNQPFVQHGVLGVEMETSGLYTLAAYYGRRALSICTVSDHIVTGEETSAQEREQTFADMIRIALRAATAG from the coding sequence ATGAGCACGCACATCGCCGCAGAGCCCGGCCAGATCGCCCCCGTCGTCCTGTTCCCCGGCGACCCGCTGCGGGCGAAGTGGATCGCCGAGACCTTCCTCGACGACGCCGAGCTCTACACCGAGACCCGCGGGATGCTGGGATACACCGGCACCTGGAACGGACACCGCGTCTCGGTGCAGGGCTCGGGCATGGGTCAGCCGTCGATGGCGATCTACGCCAACGAGCTGTTCGACTCGTACGGCGTCGAGACGATCGTGCGAGTCGGATCCTGCGGCGCGCTGACCGAGAAGCTCGCGGTGCGCGACATCATCATCGCGAACGGCGCGTGCACCGACTCGGGCATCAACCGGGTGCGGTTCCACGGCCTGGACTACGCGCCCGTCGCCGACTTCTCGCTGCTGCGCGCGGCCGTCGAGGCGAGTGAGGCCGAGCCCCCGGCATCCGCTGTGCACGTGGGCCTGCTGCTGTCGAGCGACCAGTTCTACAGCACCCGCCCCGAACTCAACCAGCCGTTCGTGCAGCACGGAGTTCTCGGCGTCGAGATGGAGACGAGCGGCCTCTACACGCTCGCCGCCTACTACGGACGGCGGGCGCTCAGCATCTGCACCGTCTCCGATCACATCGTCACGGGCGAGGAGACCAGCGCGCAGGAGCGGGAGCAGACCTTCGCCGACATGATCCGCATCGCGCTGCGCGCGGCGACTGCGGGCTGA